A region of Spodoptera frugiperda isolate SF20-4 chromosome 26, AGI-APGP_CSIRO_Sfru_2.0, whole genome shotgun sequence DNA encodes the following proteins:
- the LOC126912563 gene encoding alpha-1,6-mannosyl-glycoprotein 2-beta-N-acetylglucosaminyltransferase-like: protein MNLKLLIYRARVRGVPVYCCFLLLLYILYKQIFHPKLKHADCVPQHLQQYVKFNEKFMWEPCELQSAEISKLASTIELLNYERTVFQTQKYGIVTSKTNMLVVQVHRDVERLQYLIVSLAQVRDVESVLLVFSHSYYDDRINKLVSGITFCRFMQIFYPYSLQLYPNKFPGIDPDDCVSTAGRTKRFCSSRDGRLTEHKHHWWWKANFIFNNLDWSDTFKGTVVFLQEDDYVLPDLLYMLRYMTRSQAYLPGLHLLSFGRPRAKDLDFDVLSVSSWHPPFDKGLAFNKSLWHKISAVSSYYCLYDDLSWSYSLLNAFRKFNEGHVDMVATQMPRVVSTSTFPSGRAAMQQIALWLVGARMFPSNVKAVMLYSSTGRVNSGVKPPPRGNGGWGDLRDHLLCLDPLMSTTTSNTNDMSATTYSQTTTKAADYITVAQHKMNMSIADLRNMNFK, encoded by the coding sequence atgaatttaaaactaCTCATATATAGGGCGAGAGTTAGAGGAGTCCCAGTATATTGTTGTTTCTTGTTGCTGCTATATATATTGTACAAGCAGATTTTTCATCCAAAGTTAAAGCACGCTGATTGTGTTCCGCAACACCTACAGCAATATGTCAAATTCAATGAAAAGTTCATGTGGGAACCTTGTGAACTGCAAAGCGCAGAGATCAGCAAGCTAGCCAGCACCATCGAACTGCTGAACTACGAGCGCACAGTGTTCCAGACGCAGAAGTACGGCATAGTGACCAGCAAGACGAACATGCTAGTGGTGCAGGTGCACCGTGACGTGGAGCGGTTGCAGTACCTGATCGTGTCGTTGGCGCAGGTGCGCGATGTCGAATCTGTTTTGCTTGTCTTCTCACACAGTTATTATGACGACAGAATCAACAAACTCGTGTCCGGCATCACGTTCTGTAGGTTCATGCAGATATTTTATCCTTATTCGCTACAGCTGTATCCGAACAAGTTTCCGGGCATAGACCCCGATGATTGTGTGAGTACAGCCGGGAGGACGAAAAGGTTTTGCAGTAGTCGCGACGGTCGCCTCACAGAGCACAAGCATCACTGGTGGTGGAAAGCTAATTTCATCTTCAACAATCTCGACTGGTCCGATACATTCAAGGGCACCGTCGTATTCTTACAAGAGGACGATTACGTTTTGCCAGATTTACTATACATGCTGCGGTATATGACGCGGTCGCAGGCTTACCTTCCAGGACTTCACCTTCTGTCCTTTGGAAGGCCGCGCGCAAAAGATTTAGATTTTGATGTACTTTCAGTGTCCTCGTGGCATCCTCCCTTTGACAAAGGCCTGGCGTTCAATAAAAGCCTGTGGCATAAGATAAGTGCGGTTTCTTCATATTACTGCTTGTATGACGATCTCAGTTGGAGCTACTCGCTGCTCAACGCTTTTAGGAAGTTCAATGAGGGACATGTGGATATGGTGGCTACCCAGATGCCGCGTGTAGTTTCCACCAGCACATTCCCTAGCGGGCGCGCGGCCATGCAACAAATTGCATTGTGGCTAGTTGGCGCCAGGATGTTTCCTTCGAATGTGAAGGCAGTAATGTTGTATAGTAGTACCGGCCGAGTGAACTCAGGTGTGAAGCCTCCTCCACGGGGCAACGGAGGCTGGGGTGACTTGCGGGATCACCTGCTGTGCCTGGACCCTCTCATGTCGACAACCACTAGCAACACAAACGACATGAGTGCAACGACCTACTCGCAGACCACCACCAAAGCAGCCGACTACATTACGGTCGCACAACACAAAATGAACATGTCGATTGCTGACCTACGTAATATGAATTTTAAGTAG